The following proteins come from a genomic window of Candidatus Bathyarchaeota archaeon:
- a CDS encoding cysteine desulfurase: MFSVEEVRKDFPILNSGLIYFDNAASSLTPEPVIQKMLEFYRCYRANIERSVHKLSQKASREFEEARIKITKFINANSEKEVIITKNTTEGINLIANGINWQKGDKIVTTLIEHHSNFIVWLKLKRKFGVDVKIIKPNKEGKFNIKDFEEALDEKTKLLSITHVSNVLGSITPVKELTKIAHKVKAKVLIDGAQSTPHIPIDVKEIGCDFFVFSGHKMLGPTGIGILYIKEEHLNDVEPPFIGGGTISEVSSSDYILNESPMRFEAGTPPIAEVIGLGAAIDYLSKIGLKNIEAYEKKLIEKMDSELRKIDKVEVYGPKEFTEKIGLTSFNVKGLTPHDVALTLDASANIMVRSGHHCAMPLTKELLGLSEGSVRASLYLYNTMEEVEKFLSIIEEIAKSLA, encoded by the coding sequence TTGTTTAGCGTAGAAGAGGTTCGAAAAGATTTCCCAATTCTTAACTCAGGATTAATATATTTTGATAATGCTGCAAGTAGTTTAACGCCTGAACCAGTAATTCAAAAAATGCTTGAATTTTACAGGTGTTATAGAGCTAATATTGAGAGAAGTGTTCATAAATTATCTCAAAAAGCAAGTAGAGAATTTGAAGAAGCTCGAATTAAAATTACTAAATTTATAAATGCTAACTCTGAAAAAGAAGTAATAATAACTAAAAATACTACTGAAGGAATAAACCTTATTGCTAACGGTATTAACTGGCAGAAAGGAGATAAAATAGTAACCACTCTTATAGAGCATCACTCCAATTTTATAGTATGGTTGAAACTTAAAAGAAAGTTTGGGGTTGATGTAAAAATAATTAAACCAAATAAAGAAGGGAAATTTAATATTAAAGATTTTGAAGAAGCGTTGGATGAAAAAACAAAACTTTTATCTATCACACATGTATCAAATGTTTTAGGTTCTATAACTCCTGTTAAAGAATTAACTAAAATAGCTCATAAAGTTAAAGCTAAAGTGTTAATTGATGGGGCTCAATCAACCCCTCATATACCTATTGATGTTAAAGAAATAGGTTGTGACTTCTTTGTTTTTTCAGGTCATAAAATGCTTGGACCAACAGGTATAGGTATTCTATATATTAAGGAAGAGCATCTTAATGATGTTGAACCTCCATTTATAGGAGGCGGAACCATAAGTGAAGTCTCTTCAAGTGATTATATCCTTAATGAAAGTCCAATGCGTTTTGAAGCTGGGACTCCACCCATAGCTGAAGTTATAGGGTTAGGAGCTGCAATAGATTATTTAAGTAAGATTGGATTAAAAAATATTGAAGCTTATGAAAAAAAATTAATTGAAAAAATGGATTCAGAATTAAGAAAAATAGATAAAGTTGAAGTTTATGGACCTAAAGAATTTACTGAAAAAATTGGATTAACATCGTTTAACGTTAAAGGGTTAACACCTCATGATGTAGCTTTAACTTTAGATGCTTCAGCAAATATAATGGTTAGATCAGGGCATCATTGCGCTATGCCATTAACTAAAGAATTGCTAGGGTTAAGCGAAGGCTCTGTTAGAGCAAGTCTTTACCTTTATAATACTATGGAGGAAGTTGAAAAGTTTCTTTCTATAATAGAAGAAATAGCTAAAAGTTTAGCTTAA